In the genome of Bacillota bacterium, the window TTCATTAACAGCTTTTTCTACCGCTACAGCCCTGATCGGAGTAGGAGCAACTGCTCCCACGGCCACTCTAACCTGATCGCCCCAGTTCTGCACAGCAACTCCGACAGTTGCCAGATCCACTGATCCTGTTCGCGATGCTTTTTGATAGGTTCCCACTCCGGCGGGGTAAGGTTTCGGGATCAGGACCGATTGGATTAACTCGCCTTTTTCTAAGGCGGTTCTACCCGGACCCGTAAAGAATTCCTCAACGGGTAAAGATCTCTTTCCGCCCGATCCGATAATATTCACGATTGCTCCCAGGCAGTAGAGTGGCGCAGCTGTATCAGCAGCAGGTGAAGCATTGCATATATTGCCGGCCAGGGTTGCACGGTTTCTAATCGAATAACTGCCCACACTGTGAGCGCCTTCTGCTAAAATTGGTACATTTTTTAGAATAGGGCCGAATGTTGCTATCTCATTTAAGGTGACAGCAGCACCGATGGTAATTCCCTGCTCATCTTCCTTCAGTATTTTTAATTCTTCCAGTTCTTTAATATCGATAAGCAGTTTGGCAGCAAATTTACCGCCCCGAATACCGACCATCAGATCGGTACCACCGGCCAGCAGATAAGCATCTTCCCGTGTTTCAAGCAGTTGAAAAGCCTGGCCCAGATCAGAGCATTTAACATACTCGCATGACAGCATTTTTCCGGTTCACCTCCAATTATTAAGGTCGTTTCAAGTCCACACTCATTTTATTTTGCGAGTTCTTTAAGGGCATCGATAAACATTTCCATCGGTGGTTTTACGATTCCGGCTCCTACCTGGCCGATGCCCGGTTCTTTGTGCGCTATACCGGTATTAATTCTCGGAACAATATTTTTTTCCACTACTTTACGGACATCAATACCTGTAGGGGTACCTTTAAAATCCATAGCCGGTATATTAAAATTATTATTTTCAGCTACGGTAATTTCATACATTTCATTGGTGGCATCAAAGGCATCAGCAGGCGAGCCACCGATAAAATTGACAATGGCCGGTGCAGCAGCCATGGCAAATCCACCGATACCGACCGTTTCAGTTATAACACTGTCACCGATATCCCGGTTTGCGTCAGATGCGTTAAATCCAGAGAAATAGAGACCGTCGGGAACGTTTGCCGGCGCTGTAAACCATTTATCGCCTGTACTGCTCACCCTTATTCCGAAATCAGTACCGTTACGGGCCAGGGTTGTTACAACGGTCGAGTGTTCAACACCATGTGCAGCCAGAGCCATACTCTTGCAGGCCGCCATAATTGCATTCAGCGAGGTAAGATCATTGCTATGCATAAAAGCAAGCACTTCTGCAGCAGCCGAAGCCTTTTTATCCTTAAAATACTCTGATACATTTGCCAGGTTCAACCGCGGGGCATCATATTCCATTTTTTTGCCCCACTGAGTTTCGGCAACAAATGGAGCGATACTGCGGATAAAGAGCGAAGTAGTTGCCCGGTTACGGTTATGACCGTCGTCACCCATGTGCAAAGCCTGGGCAATAATCGATTTTATATCAAGACCTTTGGACAGGTGGACAGCCTCTTTGATGACAGGGGCATAAACTTCGTCAAGCCAGTGCAGCCGATTTAATACTTCCTCATCGTAAGCTCCGTAACGCAGTACTTTACCATATCCTTCATTCATGTTGGAATAAGTATAACCGCCCCATTCTTTATCTTCAATGATAAAAACCATTTGTGACGGAGTTGTAACTCCTGCCATCGGGCCTACAGCATTGTAATGGTGACAGGGAGCATATTCAATCTCACCTGAAGCAGCCAGTTTTTCTGCCTCTTCTACATTTTTTGCCTTTCCCTCGTACAGGAGACCTCCGATAATCGCACCTTTCAGGGGGCCACTCATTCTGTCCCAGGTGATAGGCGGACCTGCATGAAGAAATAAATTATCTTTCATACCCGGTATAACGTCCCGGGCTCTCCCCACATCAACCCAAACCGGTCTTGACATCATCATTCTTTTTACTGCTTCCTGATTCGCCTGATCAATCTTACTCATTTAATAAACACCTCCCGGGTTATTTTAATTTATCGAGTAAGCTCAGTAGATCTTCATTGCCCATTGCCGGCGGCTGCCAGCGAACATGAATAACTTTTGCTCCCCTTTCTTTTAATGTTTCAGCAAAACCTTCCAGCCCTATGTTGATGATTTTAATTTCGCTTTTTAACAAATCATTCATATTTAAACCTCCCGACCATATTCATTTACACCTAGAAAATGACCGCTTCCAGTAATCACTTTAATTTTTTGAGAAGTTCTCGGGTAAAGAAAGCGGCATCCGCATTACTCTCAAATACATGTACTCCTTCATCTTTTAGCTTGGCAACCTGATCCCCACGTTTCTGCGGATCATCTTCCGTTCCGCACACGTAGGCTGTAAATGTAATCTTTCTTCCATCTTTTTCGGCGATCTTTCTTGCTTCAAGGATTGCTTCAAGGGCAGATCCTGCCGGATCATGATGAGCGTTGTAGCCGAGAACAATATCAAGCGAGATTACCGCTGTTTCAGGATCGCGGGCTTCGGCAAGAATCCGTTTATTTCGAAGGGCCGGATCGATCATTGGATGCAAGCGTCCCTGGGTAAATTCATCTTCTCCAAAATCAATTATTGTATTCCCGACGCTCTTGTATACGTCTTCAAGCTTCAAAGCATCTTTATAACTAAGATTTGTATGCATTTTTTGCGGTAAATCACTGAGAATTAAAAGTGCCTCGTAAGCCAGTGTTCCACCTGAAAACAGGGCACGGAGACGCTTCTGGCCGCTTTTGTAACTTTTAATTTCCTTATTTATTATTTCTTCCGGAGTTTTATACGGCTCTATTCCGGTGTCAGCATCTTTTCCCCGAACAATGTTCACTGCTTTCAGGGAGGCTTCTTTTAATGTTGCCGCTGGAATACACCCTGCTGTCTTTACCTTTTCCTGATCTCCGCCAAGAAAATTGACAACAACCGGTTTTTTACTTTTCCCAGCTTCGGTGAGGACCTTATCACTGACTTCAGGATCAGGCGGCTTTGAAACAACGACAATAACCTCTGTGCTGTCATCATTAATCAGCATTTCAAGTCCAAGAAGCATTGTTATGCCACCTACCGATTTCTTTACATCCCTGCCTCCGGTGCCGATCCCGTGACTGATCCCTTCTCCCATGTTGCTGATCAGGGATGATACTTCCTGCAAACCTGTGCCGGCAGCAGCAACTATACCGATTTTACCCTGCCTTACTTCATTCGAAAAAGCCAGGGGTACACCGTTGATAATGGCAGTACCGCAATCGGGGCCCATTACCAGCAGGCCTTTGTCACGGGCTTTTTGTTTCAGGGCGATCTCCTCTTTGAGGGTGACATTGTCACTGAAGATCATCAGGTTAAGGCCGGCATCCAGAATTTTATCCGCCTCTCTTTTTACGTAAGTGCCCGGTATAGAGATCAGAGCAATATTAGCACCCGGAAGGTTCTTTATGGCAGTTTCAAATGTTCGTGGTATAAATTCACTTTGAAGATTTTCTCTTTCGACTGATTTATTCATCTCTGTAAGTGCATCCTGGATAGCCTTCTCTGCTTTTTCTTCATCCACTGCTCTAACAGCGATTATAAGATCATTTGCTCCCGCATCACGGGCAATTTCATCTGTCATTAAACCGCCTGATTCCAAGAACTTTTTATTATGATCTGTACCAATGATTACTTCCGCTTCATCAACACCATCAAATTCTCTGATCGTACTGGATAGACGCATCAGGTAAACCGAATCGCGAAATGTATTTTTAGATATATAACTCTTAATAACCACCCGGCATCCTCCTCACCTTTACCATTAATGTTTTTCGTCATCAGTACCGTCATTTCATCTGGTTCTTATATTATATCGTTATAAGAATATTTCTTAAAGAAATAATTTGCCTGTACATTTCTAAATATTATACATCATGCATTTTATTCCTTTAGATTAAGCAACCAAATTGCTGTCACTTCTTTGTAGATATACTACAATTTTATTGAAAATATGATCAAATACTGGTATTGTTTACTTAGCAGACCTCCGGGAAGGGGTAGCAGATATGCAAAATCATTACGGAATTACCGTTGCTGAAGCCCTGTCACTCGATACTATCAACCGTTTAACAGTTGTCGGCGGACATAACGGGCTCGATCGAATCATTAAACTGGTTAATGTAATCGAAGTACCGGACATAATGGACTGGTTGATTGATGGAGAATTCCTTTTAACAACCGGTTATTCTTTTCGTGAGTATCCGGATCTAATGGAATCACTTATACCCCGGATGAATGAAACGAACAGCGCCGCCCTGGCTATAAAGCCGAAACGATACCTGACAGAAATACCGGAACAGATTATTGCCAGCGCCAACCGGTATAATATCCCTCTTTTGGAAGTCCCCTTTGATCTTTCGTTTTCAGAAATAATTGCTCCTGTCCTGGGTGTGATTTTCAACCAGCAGTATAAAATACTGCAAAAACTTGAACAAGCCCATAAGAATTTGATGGATTTAGCTTTAAATGGAAGTCCCCTCGAAGAGCTCTGCAAAGAAACCGGTAAACTAATCTCTAATCCAGTAGCGATCAAAGATACTGATGGTTCGTTGATTGTTAACGACGAGTGTCCCGATCAGTATAAATTTGATCTTTTCTTTTCTGACCGCAGTGTGGAAATCAAACGAGAAAAACTGCGTTTTGGAAATATCAAGGAAGTTAAATATTCCCTTGAATATACTTCAGATACTGATAAACCGCTGACTATCAAGGCTATTCGCATCCCCATCATCGCCGATAAATATCAATATGGCCATATAGTCGCTATCCTTAATAACCCTATTTATGAGCCGGATATATTAATTATCGAACGGGCAGCAACTATCGCTGCTCTTGAATTTACCAAGAAAAAGGCTATTTTTGAGATTGAAAGAAGTTACTATAACGATTTTCTGGAGATTCTTCTTTCAGCAGACTTTACCAACCGGGAGGAAGTAATTAACCGGGGGCGCGTTTTCAATATTGATCTTGATTTCCCAACAGCTGTAGCAATTATTAATGATGCCGGCTCTACCGATATCGGTAATATGGAAAGCTATATTAATATCAATGCTACACGCAGTAAAGAGGATTTACTTAAAGCGATAAACTTATTTAGAAAACAGCAGGCTTTTGATAACTACATTGCCGGAATCAAGGGTAATAATGTTGTACTGGTGCTAAGTTTACCCGATAAAAACTCATCGATTTTTCTACGAGAAACCATTTCATCACTGGCCGGTTTTATTAGCAGTACTCTTACTGATAACGCCCAGATTAATATTGGTGTAGGCAGGTCTTTTAATGATGTAAAACAGATTAAACGCAGCTACTCTGAAGCTCGTGAAGCATTAAAAATAGCGCAGTTATCAGATCATTCACAGGTTGTCTTCTTTGATAACCTTGGATTTTATAAAATCCTCAGTGAAAAAAGCCGTGATGAGTTAGAGAGTTTTGTTGAAGAATTACTCCAACCGGTTCTTGAATATGATCAACAAAAAAAAGGAGACCTTATCCGCACCCTGGAGGCATATTTCGAGAATAGCCGTAACCTTAAACATACTTCGGATAAGCTGTTCACGCATTATAATACAGTTCTTTACAGGATCAAGAAGATCGAAGAATTAATCGGGGTCAGTATGGATAATCCCGATTCAGCTTTAAATTTGGAGTTAGCCATTAATATCTTAAAACTTTTTCGTAGAGAAAATATATAAACTATCAACCCTGAAACGGCGACATCCCGGTTTTATAGATAATGTTGAAGCCTCTATTCTATAATGATAATATTTATGCGAGCCGGTGGCATTATGCTCTCATTTTTTAAACCATGATTTATGTCGCCGCTTCAAAAATTGATGTCCATTAAACAACTACTTTTGACTGTCAAGAAAAGACTTGTATTCTTCCTCTGCTTTTTCTTTCGCATATCCGTATTTTGTTTGTAGCACCCCGACCAGTTTTTCCTTCTGCCCTGAAATTACCATCAGGTCATCATCAGTTAGCTTCCCCCATTTTTTCTTGGCTTCGCCTTTCAGTTCACTCCACTTTCCTTTCAAGATATCTTCGTTCACGACCTTACCTCCTTAAATGTTTACTTAAGTAGTAGAATACGTTCTAATCATTGACAGGAAAAATGCCTACAGACTGTATCACATTGACCCACATTAGGTTTGCTATGTAGCGTTTCCAATACAAGTGCCAAATGCGCTTTAACCATCACCCGTTCACGATCAGACCCGATTGTTCGCTCGGCTAATTCATCAATTGCTTCCACATGTTCGCAAATTGCGTTCAGGTGGTGCTGCCTTACATCTAAGCTGGCGAGAGTTTGAAATGATTCGATCATCCGCAACATAATAGTGAAATCGCCATTGGCATGGTTTCGAATTTGATCAAATGATTCACCCAACAAACTTTTAAAACCCGGCACTTTGGCAATCAAACGCAGTTCACCTTCTTCGTAGCGGTAAAGTGATGGAATTTGCCTGGAAATCAGCTGCGCTGTGATCACAGTGAGGTAGTCCAAACAAATCACGGCTGTTGTTGTTTCAACGACACCGGGGGAGAGTGCTTTTAATGCAATATCCACAATTTGCCTGATGCCAAAAGCCGCATCCTTTTTTATTGTCCGGTAGTCATCAATAAAGAAAGTTTCCTGTATGGCGTCAATTGTTTCTTGATCCGGTGGATCATCCAGGGCAAGAGAGGCCAGTGCGGTATTCCGGACAACAAAGTTACCAACACCGTAATTCATCCGCACGATGGTATCCTTTTCTCGTGCTAAGCTTAGCAGCGCTTTAATGTTTACATCCTGGATATAACCGTTTTTCTTAGATGGAACAGCCTGCCAGATCCACTCGTCGAAAGCGTTTTGCATCAGGTCGTTATTATCTTCATCCGGCCCTTCACCAAGTTGCTATGGAAACAGATGATTTATGGCTTCCTTGGTTTCCCGGGCAGCCGAAGCGATGATTGTAGAGGCCTGGACTGAAATAGCAACATGGTGGATAAAAATGACTAGGGCGAAAACACCTCCAAGCGCCATGATAAAACCGAAGAACACTGACAGGCTTGGGACAAAATAACTTTCTTCCCCTCCATGGATGACACTCAAAACAATTAGGCAATAGGTAAATATGCCGGCGAAAATTCCGAGCACGATCTGGGTAACATTATTGCGAATGAAATTCTGCAGGATACGCGAGGTATATTGGCTCGAAGCCAGAGCCAGCACTACTAAAATCATCGAGTACATAACGCCCAAAACGGTTATCATTGAGCCGGCAATTGTAGACATCATCGCCCGTGCACCTTCAGCCCCAAATCCAAACAGGCGTGGCCACTGGGCTATCCAGCGGTCAGATTCAGCAAAGTGATCTGTTGTAATCAACGCAAGAGCCAAAGCAATGCTGCTCAAGACTATTAACAGAGGTTTAAACCAAAAACTATCATCAAGATAATACCAGAGTTGTCTGAACCGGTTCATGACATATATTCCTTCCCCGGCTGCCAACCCACAGCAAATCCACCGGTTCGTATAGACATTATCATTACAGAGATTGCGAAATACCCATGATTCCGATGATGATAAGATAGATACCGATGATATAGTTAAGGATCTTGGGGAAAATCATGACGATAATCCCAAATATAACAGTGATTATTCCGATTAGTAAACCGCCTTCTGGCAACATAGGAGCAAACCTCCTTATCTAGACAGTTATTTTCTCTGAAGTAAACTGTCTAATTCAGATGAAATCAAATTTTATCTTGTGATTTATATTATCAACAGGGATGCGCATAATTCTATAAGCAAAACCCCCATCTTATAGTTAATTCATACAATATCTGCGCTTTTCATTGGGCGAGCCAAAATCTACATCATCACGTCGCTGTGTAAAGATCAATAATAGTGTGAATTTTGCTAATAGAATTCTTAGCACTTTTTATAATAGTTTCTAACCAAGATAGGAAAGGGAGATGATCAAATGAGTACTACCACGATTATAATTATTGTGATTGTCCTGTTAGTATTGTTTGGTGGGTTTGGTTATAGCCGATATCGGAGATAATACTGGATTTTTTGACAATGGGGTCATCATTCGCAAGTAGCTAATGATGACCCCATAATTACTTCAGAAAAAGTGAAGCTTTCATACCAAGAAAACTGCACAAAATTTAAGTTATTGAAGAGTGGGAGCGTGATTTATGTGAGTGACGATGATTATAAAACAGTTGATAAAACAGAGCAACATACGCAAACTCGGAAAAACCCCAGCCTGGTAAGTGCGGTATTTATCAAATATTTCTTTATTGCTGCCATAACGATAATAATTCTTTACTTCCTCGCTTCCTATATATTGCCAATGTTTGGCCAGGGTGGAGGGACTCAATCGGAAACCAACACAGACAGCGGGAGCGTAAATGTTGAGATCGATAGTTCAGGTGATGGCGAATAGATTCAGAAAAGCATGGGCTGATTTCTGCCCTTGCGCGCAGTAATAATCATATAACTCGCAGAACTTTGCCGTAAAAGATATTTGCACAAATTTGAACCAAATAGGCGTTTGCGCACCGGGCAGCTTTATGCTCGACCCGGTATTAGCTAATGCAAGAAATCCTGTAGACAACAGGAAGATCCATGGCGACTGGGACATGGCCAATCTGATCCGGGATTTATATGTTACGTTTTTTCAATCGCTAATGAAAAAACCTGGATAGAGGTTTTTTTTCATGAAACAAAACAGGAATATACTCACAATCATTCAACTAAACGACAGCCATGCTTATTTTGATCTGCACCAGGAGATGTTCTGGCAATGTGGTCAGGTAGTATAGTTTTAAGGAGATCGGCGGGTTGCGGATTGGTATTGTGGGTATTGCCTCCAACATTATAGACAAAACCATGCCGCCTTCCTTCAGCGAAGGTCTGAAGTTCACCCTTGGGCGAAAAGAACTCCCTTCCATCCATTATCAATGATCTTCGCACCAAGGAGAAGGTAGACCTGATCGTTCTCGTCTCGCATCTTGGATTTTCTCAGGATATGAAGCTTTTATCGGAAGTGCAGGGTATAGATGTCTGCCTGAGCGGGCACACCCATAATCGGCTGTTTAATCCGGTTCTCCAAGAAAAAACAGTGGTCATACAGTCAGGCTGCCACGGTTGGGAGATATCACTTTATTAACAGCAATAATTACATAAGCTACTACAAAGACGGGGGCGGGTAAAATTACCCGCCCCCGCCCGTCAAGTCTGGTTAATTATAGTCCTGATTTATTGATTCCTTCTTCTCACCAAACATATGCAGCCCTCTTTCTTCATCAGTCCCTGGAATAATGTTATCAAGAATTAAACCTAAGATTGCAGTTACAGCCATACCCGTCGATCCGATGGATACAACGATATTGGACAGCCACTGCGGTTCGAAAGAGACGCCGGCAGTCTGGAAGTAGTATGGAAGGCTGAGTCCCATGAAGAGAATAAATCCCATGATCATCTGGTTTCGCATCGAACTAAGGTCCGACTTGGCCGAGTTGCTGATTCCAATTGAGGCGATCAGGCCAAACAATGCACAGTAAAGACCGCCAACTATTGGAAGCGGAATGGTAGCCACCAGACCGCCGAACTTGCCGATGATCCCCATGAGAATCAGTATAACAACACCGACATTTACAACATAGCGGCTGGCAACTTTTGTCAATCCAACCAGTCCAATATTTTCGGTATAGCTGGTACTGGCCAATCCGCCAAATAGAGCGCCGACAAAGCAGCCTAAGCCTTCCATTCCGATACCGCGGCTGATCTGCTTATCGGTAAGCGGAGGCCCTTCTGCAGCTGCATTTATCGCATGGTAATCACCATAGGATTCGATCATTGAGGCCAGGTAGCCGGCAAGTACGATCAGCACAAAACCGAATTCAAATTTCGGCATACCCCAGGGTAAAATCCAGCCTCCCGGACCCCAGGGAAGGCGGATCCAAGGTGCATTTCTCACTGCGTCAAAACTTACCTCGCCCATAATCAGTGCCAAAAGATAAGCAGCAATAATCGCTAAAAGAATTGGGAAGAGAGCGAAAAACGGCTTCTTCGGACCGAGGATTAGCGAAAAGACAAAAGCCGCAACTATCACTGTAATGGCCAACCACCAGTTGCCACCAGCCATTGGGGCACCGGCCTGGTAGAGAGCCAAACCGATCATAGCAATTACCGGACCGATTACTACCGGGCTGACAAATCTTTGCAATTTCCCGATCAGACCGGTAAAACCGACAACCATTTCAACGATTGCGCCAAGTAAAATAGCTCCGGCAATATATTGCAATGAAACCTCTGTTCCAGCGGCGACTGTCAGGCCTATAATTGCAAAAAACGGTCCTAAAAATGAGAACGAGACACCCTGAATAATCGGCAGACGAGTACCGTAGTTAACCTGGAAAAATGTTGCTATACCTGATGCAAGCATTACAGAAGCTACAAGGACAGCAATCTGCTCTGGTGATGCACCGAGAGCCGGCGCAATAATCAGAGGTACAGAAACTGTGGCGCCAAACATGGTCAACACGTGTTGAATACCTAAACCTATTGATTTTGTAAAGGGCTTTGGTACTTCGTCCAGTGTGTAGACCATTTTTCTACCTTCGCTCATTCATATAATCCTCCTTTAAAATAATTATGCTTATAAATCCAGCCTACCTTCTCCTCATCACCTCCTTTAAATAAACAAAATTAAAAACTCGCTATAGATAATTCTGACTAAGCAGTAGCGCTTTTTGAAATAATATATTTTTTATTTAATTAAATAAATTCAATGTCTTTTTTAAAATTCCTTTAGTGGAATTAAATAATTTTATCCCTGGATCTTTGTTCTATATCTCTAACTTTTTTACCGAACTTAAGATCCGGATAAAATATATAATGCCCAGCGCAAGGTCAAATCCGGTTGTAGAACCCACGGCAAGCAGATTATTTAAATATATTTCTGATACACTGCCATCTGCAAGCGAAATAATATATTTAATAGCAACCTCCGGCGATTTACCACTTCGGCCAAGTTCAATCATATGCCGGCCGAATTCATTTGTTTTAAGATTGATATTAGATATAAAATTCTCCGGTATATCTTTCATGCTGAAATCTTTTATAAAATAGTGAGCACAGATAAATGCACTGTGAATCAGATCGTCACCTGTAGGAGTTAAACCCCTGCCTAAACCTGAAAGATTTCGGATGTATTCAACGCTGCCAGTCCAATTTCCTTCAATAATATTTAAAATTACCAACCGAAAATTATCAGCAATTATTCTTCTGAAATAAATCTCCCCTCCGGGATAATCCAGAAGTACCGCCGCCGGACTCGGTATTTCAATCCGCTTCAGCATTTCTGCATATAAATTTGAAGAACGTAAAAGAGTTCTAAGAGGCGTATTTTTATAAACCGGCGCGAAAGAAACCGGGTTTCCTTCACGCCAGTTAAGTTGAAGTATGTTATTTCCACCGGTAATGAAAAGCTGTCGTTCCTTTAAATAAATCCTTTCACTTAATTTTATTATGCGCAGAAACCGCGCAAAATCCTGATTTTTAAGGCCTATTGCAGACGGTCCCCTGCCGGTTTCCATATCGGTAACCACTAACATAATTGGCCATTCTTCGACCTTAAAGTTAATTGCATGTTTAAAGTAAGAGTGCAGCTCCAATACGTAATTTCTGTTAACGTAACAAAGATCAATATCAAACCATTCTGAGTTTAGTTCAATAAATTCATCTAAATTTAAATTATTCATCGGATAGCGATACCTTTCTCTGTAAGAAACGCTGCCTGTCAGCCTTAAATAATTCCTCTCTCCTTTAAACCGGTTATTTCACCTTCCGAATAACCCATACCTGCGAGGATCTCTCTGGTATGCTGACCCAATGTGGGCGGAGCAAGGTATACTTCGCCCGGTGTCAGGGATAGCTTCGTCGGCACACCGGTTAGTTTTATCATTCCTGCTGTCGGATGTTCTTTTTCAATTACCATCTCACGAACTTCAACATGTGGATCGGTCAAAACCTGATCGATCGTACGAATTCTACCACAGGGAACGCCGGCTTGTTCCATTATATTTACCCATTCTTCTGTTGTTTTCTGCCGGGTAATCTCTTCCAGAATCTCTTTTAATTCAGCTGGATGCTGGTTGCGTCCTTTCATATCAGAAAATCGGGGATCACCATTCAGATCCGTACGGTTGAGAACTTTAACAAAGCTTTCCCATAATCTCTGGTTACCCACGGCAAAAATTACATATCCGTCTTTTGTTTCGAAATTCTCATAAGGTGTAATCATTGGATGGCGGTTGCCAACTCTTTGTGGAGCCTGCCCGGTAGCTAAAAAATTGCCTGCCTGATAGGTTAATATTGCAATAATCGAATCCATCAGCGATACATCAATAAACTGGCCTTTTCCTGTTTTCCGGTGGACCAGGAGGGACAGAAGTATGCCTTCGACTGCATGGAAACCTCCGAGGATGTCAGCAATAGCCACTCCAACGCGCTGCGGTGGTCCGTCAGGAAAACCGGTAATGCTCATCAAACCGGCCTCACCCTGGATCATGACATCAAAACTCGGCTTTTCCCGGTAAGGACTGTTATGTCCGTAACCGGTAATCGAACAGTATATAATATCTTCTTTTAACTTCTTCACATCTTCATATGTAAAGCCCATCTCTTCAGTTACGCCGATCCGAAAGTTTTCAACCAGGATATCAGCATCCCTGATAAGATTTAAAAGGATATCGCGGGCTTCCTTCTCCCGCAGATTCAGAGTGATACTTTTTTTATTGCGGTTGAACGAGAGGTAATAAGCTGATTCGCCATCAAGAAATGGAGGTCCCAGGGCTCTTGAATCATCACCCTTACCCGGAGTTTCAACTTTGATCACGTCAGCACCCATATCACCGAGTTTCATGGTGCAGTAAGGTCCGGCAATAAAGCGGCTTAAATCTACAACTTTAATTCCTTCCAGCGGTTTCTGCATTTCTGCTATACCTCCTTTACTGAGCAGAACCATTCGACAGATTCTTCATAAATCCCTCCTCTGG includes:
- a CDS encoding xanthine dehydrogenase family protein subunit M, yielding MLSCEYVKCSDLGQAFQLLETREDAYLLAGGTDLMVGIRGGKFAAKLLIDIKELEELKILKEDEQGITIGAAVTLNEIATFGPILKNVPILAEGAHSVGSYSIRNRATLAGNICNASPAADTAAPLYCLGAIVNIIGSGGKRSLPVEEFFTGPGRTALEKGELIQSVLIPKPYPAGVGTYQKASRTGSVDLATVGVAVQNWGDQVRVAVGAVAPTPIRAVAVEKAVNEKDIKDWAKAAALVYDEISPITDLRGSRDYRFHLAEVLIRRGLERTMGV
- a CDS encoding DUF1116 domain-containing protein; its protein translation is MSKIDQANQEAVKRMMMSRPVWVDVGRARDVIPGMKDNLFLHAGPPITWDRMSGPLKGAIIGGLLYEGKAKNVEEAEKLAASGEIEYAPCHHYNAVGPMAGVTTPSQMVFIIEDKEWGGYTYSNMNEGYGKVLRYGAYDEEVLNRLHWLDEVYAPVIKEAVHLSKGLDIKSIIAQALHMGDDGHNRNRATTSLFIRSIAPFVAETQWGKKMEYDAPRLNLANVSEYFKDKKASAAAEVLAFMHSNDLTSLNAIMAACKSMALAAHGVEHSTVVTTLARNGTDFGIRVSSTGDKWFTAPANVPDGLYFSGFNASDANRDIGDSVITETVGIGGFAMAAAPAIVNFIGGSPADAFDATNEMYEITVAENNNFNIPAMDFKGTPTGIDVRKVVEKNIVPRINTGIAHKEPGIGQVGAGIVKPPMEMFIDALKELAK
- a CDS encoding fdrA domain protein; this translates as MNDLLKSEIKIINIGLEGFAETLKERGAKVIHVRWQPPAMGNEDLLSLLDKLK
- the fdrA gene encoding acyl-CoA synthetase FdrA — its product is MVIKSYISKNTFRDSVYLMRLSSTIREFDGVDEAEVIIGTDHNKKFLESGGLMTDEIARDAGANDLIIAVRAVDEEKAEKAIQDALTEMNKSVERENLQSEFIPRTFETAIKNLPGANIALISIPGTYVKREADKILDAGLNLMIFSDNVTLKEEIALKQKARDKGLLVMGPDCGTAIINGVPLAFSNEVRQGKIGIVAAAGTGLQEVSSLISNMGEGISHGIGTGGRDVKKSVGGITMLLGLEMLINDDSTEVIVVVSKPPDPEVSDKVLTEAGKSKKPVVVNFLGGDQEKVKTAGCIPAATLKEASLKAVNIVRGKDADTGIEPYKTPEEIINKEIKSYKSGQKRLRALFSGGTLAYEALLILSDLPQKMHTNLSYKDALKLEDVYKSVGNTIIDFGEDEFTQGRLHPMIDPALRNKRILAEARDPETAVISLDIVLGYNAHHDPAGSALEAILEARKIAEKDGRKITFTAYVCGTEDDPQKRGDQVAKLKDEGVHVFESNADAAFFTRELLKKLK
- a CDS encoding PucR family transcriptional regulator ligand-binding domain-containing protein gives rise to the protein MQNHYGITVAEALSLDTINRLTVVGGHNGLDRIIKLVNVIEVPDIMDWLIDGEFLLTTGYSFREYPDLMESLIPRMNETNSAALAIKPKRYLTEIPEQIIASANRYNIPLLEVPFDLSFSEIIAPVLGVIFNQQYKILQKLEQAHKNLMDLALNGSPLEELCKETGKLISNPVAIKDTDGSLIVNDECPDQYKFDLFFSDRSVEIKREKLRFGNIKEVKYSLEYTSDTDKPLTIKAIRIPIIADKYQYGHIVAILNNPIYEPDILIIERAATIAALEFTKKKAIFEIERSYYNDFLEILLSADFTNREEVINRGRVFNIDLDFPTAVAIINDAGSTDIGNMESYININATRSKEDLLKAINLFRKQQAFDNYIAGIKGNNVVLVLSLPDKNSSIFLRETISSLAGFISSTLTDNAQINIGVGRSFNDVKQIKRSYSEAREALKIAQLSDHSQVVFFDNLGFYKILSEKSRDELESFVEELLQPVLEYDQQKKGDLIRTLEAYFENSRNLKHTSDKLFTHYNTVLYRIKKIEELIGVSMDNPDSALNLELAINILKLFRRENI
- a CDS encoding CsbD family protein; the protein is MNEDILKGKWSELKGEAKKKWGKLTDDDLMVISGQKEKLVGVLQTKYGYAKEKAEEEYKSFLDSQK
- a CDS encoding DUF3096 domain-containing protein translates to MLPEGGLLIGIITVIFGIIVMIFPKILNYIIGIYLIIIGIMGISQSL
- a CDS encoding solute carrier family 23 protein, with protein sequence MSEGRKMVYTLDEVPKPFTKSIGLGIQHVLTMFGATVSVPLIIAPALGASPEQIAVLVASVMLASGIATFFQVNYGTRLPIIQGVSFSFLGPFFAIIGLTVAAGTEVSLQYIAGAILLGAIVEMVVGFTGLIGKLQRFVSPVVIGPVIAMIGLALYQAGAPMAGGNWWLAITVIVAAFVFSLILGPKKPFFALFPILLAIIAAYLLALIMGEVSFDAVRNAPWIRLPWGPGGWILPWGMPKFEFGFVLIVLAGYLASMIESYGDYHAINAAAEGPPLTDKQISRGIGMEGLGCFVGALFGGLASTSYTENIGLVGLTKVASRYVVNVGVVILILMGIIGKFGGLVATIPLPIVGGLYCALFGLIASIGISNSAKSDLSSMRNQMIMGFILFMGLSLPYYFQTAGVSFEPQWLSNIVVSIGSTGMAVTAILGLILDNIIPGTDEERGLHMFGEKKESINQDYN